The following are encoded in a window of Streptomyces sp. 11x1 genomic DNA:
- a CDS encoding class I adenylate-forming enzyme family protein, translating into MLISRQERARICSDTELGAGNVLHRLRAYERPLDEPVLRTDGTWRAPDGSRPEVLTLGQLYEVVETYAGWYAAHGVRPRDPVAVHSFSAAEFAVNFLALTSLGAIPSFVNGNLSPEIAREYIRRQGAVGAFTDEAHREVPAGDESALGFRVTADDIRPEHRASLPQAYPYRHDPTDPVLISHSSGTTGLPKGVPHTHRTLMYAQLHRLRFSTGADMERTLVGLPGAHNAMVATLLYCLLLRTDIRLLSSQRGTDVLDAIEEFRPTTVLAFAGTFGEMAAEDLTARDLSSVQVWFNTGDAAHEAHIRALVRHGSRIEIRRDLSRARVEGSVFVDGLGSSEAGYSVFHNRHTKDTSAYSRCVGKPISFAEAAVLAEDGTPLPPGQIGRLGLKSPTLTPGYWNDSLTWNRMRLGGYWLTGDLARQDEAGNFYHLDRAPDAIRTRAGIVFSTRTEELLLAELPGLADCTVVAVAPDGVRADWDGDGEAEAYVLLQPAEEKGETGDEEWTGRVNSVLTEAGFPPVSRALRMKPDDVAKGATGKVLKRVMRDRFAADMADTVATEEQHA; encoded by the coding sequence ATGCTCATCAGTAGGCAGGAGCGGGCGCGGATCTGCTCCGACACGGAACTCGGCGCCGGCAACGTCCTGCACCGGCTGCGGGCGTACGAACGCCCGCTCGACGAGCCGGTGTTGCGCACCGACGGCACCTGGCGCGCACCGGACGGCAGCCGGCCCGAGGTGCTGACACTCGGGCAGTTGTACGAGGTGGTGGAGACCTACGCGGGCTGGTACGCGGCCCACGGTGTACGCCCCCGCGACCCGGTGGCCGTCCATTCCTTCTCGGCCGCCGAGTTCGCGGTGAACTTCCTGGCGCTGACCTCGCTCGGCGCGATCCCGTCGTTCGTCAACGGCAACCTGTCGCCGGAGATCGCCCGGGAGTACATCCGGCGCCAGGGAGCGGTGGGCGCCTTCACGGACGAGGCGCACCGGGAGGTGCCGGCCGGGGACGAGTCGGCCCTCGGCTTCCGAGTGACCGCCGACGACATCCGGCCGGAGCACCGCGCATCGCTGCCGCAGGCGTACCCGTACCGGCACGACCCCACCGACCCCGTGCTGATCTCCCACTCCTCCGGCACGACCGGTCTGCCGAAGGGGGTGCCGCACACCCACCGGACATTGATGTACGCGCAGTTGCACCGGCTGCGGTTCTCGACCGGCGCCGACATGGAACGCACGCTGGTGGGGCTGCCGGGCGCGCACAACGCGATGGTGGCAACGCTGTTGTACTGCCTGCTGCTGCGCACGGACATCAGGCTGCTCTCCAGCCAGCGGGGAACGGACGTCCTCGACGCGATCGAGGAGTTCCGGCCGACGACCGTGCTGGCCTTCGCCGGGACCTTCGGCGAGATGGCGGCGGAGGATCTGACGGCACGTGATCTTTCCAGCGTGCAGGTGTGGTTCAACACCGGGGACGCGGCGCACGAGGCGCACATCCGGGCGCTCGTCCGGCACGGGAGCCGGATCGAGATCCGTCGCGACCTGAGCCGTGCCCGGGTCGAGGGCTCGGTCTTCGTGGACGGGCTCGGTTCGTCGGAGGCCGGCTACTCCGTCTTCCACAACCGGCACACCAAGGACACCTCCGCCTACTCCCGCTGCGTCGGCAAGCCGATCAGCTTCGCCGAGGCCGCGGTCCTGGCCGAGGACGGCACCCCGCTGCCACCCGGGCAGATCGGCCGCCTGGGCCTCAAGTCGCCCACCCTCACACCCGGTTACTGGAACGATTCGCTCACCTGGAACCGGATGCGGCTCGGCGGCTACTGGCTCACCGGCGACCTCGCCCGCCAGGACGAGGCGGGCAACTTCTACCACCTCGACCGGGCCCCGGACGCCATCCGCACCCGCGCGGGGATCGTCTTCAGCACCCGCACCGAGGAACTCCTCCTGGCCGAGCTGCCGGGCCTCGCCGACTGCACGGTGGTCGCGGTGGCCCCGGACGGCGTCCGCGCGGACTGGGACGGCGACGGGGAGGCCGAGGCATACGTGCTGCTCCAGCCGGCCGAGGAGAAGGGCGAGACCGGTGACGAGGAGTGGACCGGGCGCGTCAACTCCGTGCTGACGGAGGCCGGTTTCCCGCCCGTGTCCCGGGCCCTGCGCATGAAGCCCGACGACGTGGCCAAGGGGGCCACCGGCAAGGTTCTCAAACGAGTGATGCGCGACCGGTTCGCCGCCGACATGGCCGACACCGTCGCCACCGAGGAGCAGCACGCATGA
- a CDS encoding acyl carrier protein produces the protein MAIMSTSTLDNEIREFVLTTVIDEMNILLSRDGITDESPVTVGGLELDSLSLIELTLRLESRFGVEIPDADIEPLASLTLGGLVAEVVGRGAKA, from the coding sequence ATGGCGATCATGAGCACGTCCACCCTGGACAACGAGATCCGCGAGTTCGTCCTGACCACGGTCATCGACGAGATGAACATCCTGCTGAGCCGGGACGGCATCACCGACGAGAGCCCGGTGACCGTCGGCGGTCTTGAGCTGGACTCCCTGAGTCTCATCGAGCTGACGTTGCGGCTGGAATCGCGGTTCGGCGTGGAGATCCCGGACGCCGACATCGAGCCGCTGGCCTCGCTGACCCTCGGCGGGCTCGTCGCCGAGGTCGTCGGGCGCGGGGCGAAGGCATGA
- a CDS encoding adenylosuccinate lyase family protein yields the protein MSVGTDAGLLAPTWAGTPAAAEVTDEAWLQAMLDAEVALARAQHAVGLTPAAVVETIASAARVERLDLPALARAARAAANPVVALVTAFTEVVAAQDPGAAEYVHRGSTSQDILDSAAMVVARRVLGLIGGDLSRVAAAFAALADTHRHTVLAGRTLAQHAVPTTFGLKAAGWLELVVDATVRVRAVASGLPAQLGGAGGTLAAYREYAAVDRAVRRETDGRGGTARADRTPDAGGLELLGPFSSALGLAEPTLPWHTVRTPVAELGAVLQLVTGALGKFALDVQTLSRTEIGELSEPAAAGRGASSAMPQKRNPALATLIVSAARQVPAHALVLAQCLLAEDERPAGAWHAEWQPLREALRLAGGAAHTAVELAEGLVVHPERMRANLDLTGGAIVAERLAVALAPALGKARAKKLLTAASAEAADTGRPLSELLIADPELSARLPSAQLAELLDPARYTGAADALIDRALRRYDGVRDHETTGGGTL from the coding sequence ATGTCCGTGGGCACCGACGCGGGCCTGCTCGCCCCCACCTGGGCCGGTACGCCCGCCGCGGCGGAGGTGACCGACGAGGCGTGGCTGCAGGCCATGCTGGACGCCGAGGTGGCGCTGGCCCGCGCCCAGCACGCGGTCGGGCTGACACCGGCGGCCGTGGTGGAGACGATCGCCTCGGCGGCCCGGGTGGAACGGCTCGACCTGCCCGCCCTGGCCCGTGCCGCCCGGGCCGCCGCCAATCCGGTGGTCGCGCTGGTGACCGCGTTCACCGAGGTCGTCGCCGCGCAGGATCCGGGCGCCGCGGAGTATGTGCACCGGGGGTCCACGAGTCAGGACATCCTGGACTCGGCGGCGATGGTGGTCGCCCGCCGGGTCCTCGGGCTGATCGGCGGGGATCTGTCACGTGTCGCCGCGGCCTTCGCCGCACTGGCCGACACCCATCGGCACACCGTCCTCGCCGGGCGCACCCTGGCCCAGCACGCCGTGCCGACGACCTTCGGGCTGAAGGCCGCGGGGTGGCTGGAGCTGGTGGTCGACGCGACGGTGCGGGTGCGGGCGGTGGCGTCCGGGCTTCCGGCGCAACTGGGCGGAGCGGGTGGGACGTTGGCCGCGTACCGGGAGTATGCGGCGGTGGACCGCGCGGTCCGCCGGGAGACGGACGGCCGCGGGGGGACCGCGAGGGCTGATCGCACCCCCGACGCGGGCGGTCTGGAGCTGCTGGGCCCCTTCTCCTCGGCTCTGGGCCTCGCCGAACCCACCCTCCCCTGGCACACCGTCCGCACCCCCGTCGCCGAACTCGGGGCCGTGCTGCAGCTCGTCACCGGAGCGCTCGGGAAGTTCGCGCTGGACGTGCAGACGCTGTCCCGTACCGAGATCGGTGAGCTGTCCGAGCCGGCGGCGGCCGGGCGCGGGGCCTCCTCGGCCATGCCGCAGAAGCGGAATCCCGCGCTGGCCACGCTGATCGTGTCGGCCGCCCGGCAGGTACCCGCGCACGCGCTCGTGCTGGCGCAGTGTCTGCTCGCCGAGGACGAACGGCCCGCCGGGGCGTGGCACGCCGAATGGCAGCCGCTGCGGGAGGCGTTGCGGCTGGCGGGCGGGGCCGCGCACACCGCCGTCGAGCTGGCGGAGGGCCTGGTCGTCCACCCGGAGCGCATGCGGGCCAACCTCGATCTGACCGGAGGTGCCATCGTCGCCGAACGGCTGGCCGTGGCCCTGGCCCCGGCGCTCGGCAAGGCCCGCGCGAAGAAGCTGCTGACCGCCGCGTCGGCCGAGGCCGCCGACACCGGCCGACCCCTGAGCGAGCTGCTGATCGCCGACCCCGAGCTGTCCGCCCGGTTGCCCTCCGCCCAGCTGGCGGAACTGCTCGACCCGGCCCGCTACACCGGCGCGGCCGACGCCCTGATCGACCGCGCCCTGCGCAGATACGACGGCGTGCGCGACCACGAGACGACCGGCGGAGGAACCCTGTGA
- a CDS encoding FAD/NAD(P)-binding protein — protein sequence MTGPDDTTAPDTPRTGWTVTAAALPVAPGPAGPLTVCVVGAGPRGLSVLERICANAGGIVRPVEVHLVDPYPPGAGAVWRTDQPGELLMNTVASQVTLFTDASVDCAGPTVPGPSLYEWACAVRDGVVDHGLPARALIEARRLGPDTYPTRAFHGHYLEWVFRHLLRTAPAHVTVHTHRTTATGLREDTAGGPQRVTLANGETLTGLAAVVLALGHGTLTPSPEERALRSFADRHGLTYVAPANPADTDLSGIAPGTPVALRGLGLNFFDCLALLTEGRGGTFKEGESGLVYLPSGNEPVLYAGSRRGVPYHARGENQKGALGRHEPRFLTADVIAELRHRVTAGHPLGFRDALWPLVDREVRTVHHEARIRSARGPESAAAFVRSYLAASGDEGAEAALLDEHGVPTHERWDWTRIEQPYGERMFSDRADFRHWLLDHLRRDVAEARLGNVDGPLKAALDALRDLRNEIRLVVDHGGVSGDSYRAELDDWYTPLNAFTSIGPPAFRIEQLIALIEADVLHVLGPGIRVRAWSPDGGLEEPGPDGPGPDEGGPGPGCFLVDAELVDEPPVRVGALIEARLPSVDLRRSADPLLRALFRAGACVPYRLGGDAGYEPGGLAVTDGPPRLVDAEGRPHPRRYAFGVPVEGVRWVTAVGIRPGVGSVTLEDADAIARAALGLAPATAPASGGGSRGA from the coding sequence ATGACCGGCCCCGACGACACCACCGCACCCGACACGCCCCGGACCGGCTGGACCGTCACGGCCGCCGCCCTGCCCGTCGCCCCCGGGCCCGCAGGCCCCCTCACCGTCTGTGTGGTCGGTGCCGGCCCCCGGGGGCTGTCCGTGCTGGAGCGGATCTGTGCCAACGCCGGGGGGATCGTCCGGCCGGTCGAGGTGCACCTCGTGGACCCGTACCCGCCGGGCGCGGGCGCGGTCTGGCGGACGGACCAGCCGGGCGAGCTGCTGATGAACACGGTCGCCTCCCAGGTGACCCTGTTCACCGACGCGAGCGTGGACTGCGCGGGACCGACGGTGCCGGGCCCCAGCCTGTACGAGTGGGCGTGCGCGGTCCGGGACGGGGTCGTCGACCACGGCCTCCCGGCCCGCGCCCTGATCGAGGCCCGACGGCTCGGTCCCGACACCTATCCGACCCGCGCGTTCCACGGCCACTACCTGGAGTGGGTCTTCCGCCACCTGTTACGCACCGCCCCCGCCCATGTCACCGTCCACACGCACCGGACCACCGCGACCGGTTTGCGCGAGGACACCGCGGGCGGGCCGCAGAGGGTGACCCTGGCGAACGGCGAAACGCTGACCGGGCTGGCCGCCGTGGTGCTGGCCCTCGGCCACGGCACCCTGACCCCGTCGCCGGAGGAACGCGCGCTGCGCTCCTTCGCCGACCGCCACGGCCTCACCTACGTGGCCCCCGCCAATCCGGCCGACACCGATCTGAGCGGCATCGCCCCGGGCACCCCGGTCGCCCTGCGCGGCCTGGGCCTGAACTTCTTCGACTGCCTGGCCCTGCTCACCGAGGGCCGCGGCGGCACGTTCAAGGAGGGCGAGTCCGGTCTCGTCTACCTGCCGAGCGGCAACGAGCCCGTCCTGTACGCCGGTTCGCGGCGCGGCGTCCCGTACCACGCCCGGGGCGAGAACCAGAAGGGCGCCCTCGGCCGCCACGAGCCGCGCTTCCTGACGGCGGACGTCATCGCGGAGCTACGGCACCGCGTGACCGCCGGCCACCCGCTCGGCTTCCGCGACGCCCTCTGGCCCCTCGTCGACCGCGAGGTACGAACCGTCCACCACGAGGCCCGCATCCGATCCGCCCGGGGGCCGGAGTCGGCCGCGGCGTTCGTACGGTCGTACCTCGCTGCCTCGGGCGACGAGGGCGCGGAGGCGGCCCTGCTCGACGAGCACGGCGTCCCCACCCACGAGCGATGGGACTGGACACGGATCGAACAACCCTACGGCGAGCGGATGTTCAGCGACCGTGCCGACTTCCGGCACTGGCTGCTGGACCATCTGCGCCGGGATGTCGCCGAGGCCCGCCTCGGCAATGTCGACGGCCCGCTGAAGGCCGCGCTGGACGCCCTGCGGGACCTGCGCAACGAGATCCGGCTGGTCGTCGACCACGGCGGGGTCTCCGGCGACTCGTACCGCGCCGAACTCGACGACTGGTACACCCCGTTGAACGCCTTCACGTCGATCGGCCCGCCCGCCTTCCGGATCGAGCAGCTGATCGCGCTGATCGAGGCGGACGTGCTGCACGTGCTGGGCCCGGGCATCCGCGTCCGGGCCTGGTCACCCGACGGCGGCCTCGAAGAGCCCGGCCCAGACGGACCCGGCCCCGACGAAGGCGGCCCCGGCCCGGGCTGCTTCCTCGTGGACGCGGAGCTGGTGGACGAACCCCCGGTCCGGGTCGGCGCGTTGATCGAGGCGCGGCTGCCGTCCGTCGATCTACGGCGCAGCGCCGACCCACTGCTGCGGGCGCTGTTCCGGGCCGGTGCGTGCGTGCCGTACCGGCTCGGCGGCGACGCGGGGTACGAGCCCGGCGGGCTGGCGGTGACCGACGGCCCGCCCCGGCTCGTGGACGCCGAGGGCCGACCGCATCCGCGCCGGTACGCCTTCGGGGTGCCGGTGGAGGGCGTGCGCTGGGTGACGGCGGTCGGCATCAGGCCCGGCGTGGGCTCGGTGACGCTGGAGGACGCGGACGCGATCGCCCGGGCGGCGCTCGGGCTCGCCCCGGCGACGGCCCCGGCATCGGGTGGAGGGAGTCGAGGAGCGTGA
- a CDS encoding acyl carrier protein — protein sequence MNAETSTSSVTEAAARGASPSAAGAPAVLTTGLVRELLSDRKIFPGVPDDLDEDAELVLDSLGLVWLLHVVEERYGLVVEPGDEDISDLTSLRRLTEFLGAAGTHEAADGGERVGR from the coding sequence ATGAACGCGGAGACCTCGACGTCGTCCGTCACGGAAGCGGCCGCGCGGGGCGCGTCCCCGTCGGCCGCCGGCGCCCCGGCCGTCCTCACCACCGGTCTCGTCCGGGAGCTGCTGTCCGACCGCAAGATCTTCCCCGGCGTCCCGGACGATCTCGACGAGGACGCCGAACTGGTCCTGGACTCGCTGGGGTTGGTGTGGCTGCTGCATGTGGTGGAGGAGCGGTACGGCCTGGTCGTGGAGCCCGGCGACGAGGACATCTCCGACCTGACCTCGCTCCGGCGGCTCACGGAGTTCCTGGGCGCGGCGGGAACGCATGAGGCGGCGGACGGGGGTGAGCGCGTTGGCCGGTGA
- a CDS encoding NAD(P)-dependent oxidoreductase encodes MHVLVAGATGVVGRPLVGALRARGHRVSALVRQRSRDRVPEADEVVVADALDREAVLAAVSAARPEVVVHQMSALRLLRDDPPGAFALTARLRTEGTAHLVEAARAVGARRFVAQSIAFAAAPAGDPVLDEDAPLYVDAPDPGWASTVRAVAELERQVTDPGSGLEGVVLRYGTLYGPRTAYARTGATAESVRAGRLPLPGTGAGIMSFLHVEDAVGAAVTAVEADVSGVFHVTDDDPAQAAQWLPHLARMLAAPSPRTVPAALAPRLLGWFMAHQLTSAHGAANDRARTALGWKPARPSWRDGLGQE; translated from the coding sequence ATGCACGTACTTGTCGCCGGGGCCACCGGAGTGGTCGGCCGTCCGCTGGTGGGCGCGTTGCGGGCGCGGGGCCACCGGGTGAGCGCACTGGTGCGGCAGAGGTCGAGGGACCGGGTCCCGGAGGCGGACGAGGTGGTGGTCGCCGACGCCCTGGACCGTGAGGCCGTGCTGGCGGCGGTGTCGGCCGCCCGGCCCGAGGTGGTCGTCCACCAGATGTCGGCGCTGCGGCTGCTGCGCGACGACCCGCCGGGGGCCTTCGCCCTCACCGCCCGGCTGCGCACCGAGGGCACCGCCCATCTGGTCGAGGCGGCCCGCGCGGTCGGCGCACGCCGCTTCGTCGCCCAGTCCATCGCGTTCGCCGCCGCCCCGGCCGGGGACCCGGTCCTCGACGAGGACGCGCCCCTGTACGTGGACGCCCCCGACCCCGGCTGGGCCTCGACCGTGCGGGCCGTCGCCGAGCTGGAACGGCAGGTGACGGACCCAGGCAGCGGCCTGGAGGGTGTGGTGCTGCGCTACGGCACGCTGTACGGCCCCCGCACCGCGTACGCCCGTACCGGCGCGACCGCGGAATCCGTGCGGGCCGGGCGACTGCCGCTGCCGGGCACCGGGGCGGGGATCATGTCGTTCCTGCACGTCGAGGACGCCGTGGGGGCAGCGGTGACGGCCGTCGAGGCCGACGTGAGCGGGGTGTTCCATGTGACGGACGACGATCCGGCCCAGGCCGCGCAGTGGCTGCCCCACCTCGCCCGGATGCTCGCCGCGCCCTCCCCGCGCACGGTCCCCGCGGCCCTCGCGCCCCGTCTCCTCGGCTGGTTCATGGCCCACCAGCTCACCTCGGCGCACGGCGCCGCCAACGACCGGGCCCGTACGGCGCTCGGCTGGAAGCCGGCCAGACCGAGCTGGCGCGACGGACTGGGCCAGGAATGA
- a CDS encoding MFS transporter gives MSTVSRTTGTPEVAPPTRSWPVLVVVVCAQMLIWLDTSILNVAVTTLADPVAGLGATPGELEWVASAYTLVVACTLFAGGALADRFGPRNTLLAGLGLIGVASGAGAFVDSPAWLIVARAFMGAGSGLLMPATLTVIVQSTPEEKRTRAIAIWSSSSGLGVAVGPVAGGALLSHFWWGSVFLVNVPIVALCLPAVLAVVPDLGGSRRRVLDLPGLVLSVLGLGGVVYGIIELGGGSAWYGPHVLLPLVLGGVVLTVFVAGQRRSATPSLDLRLFRQPGFTAGSVVLLIAFMALAGHLFYAAFYLQGPRGLSPADAGTVMIAAAIGIVLGSQASPTLSRLLSARWTVAIGVLATAVTYVAYAWLDGRTPLWCVAALLWIQGFGMGLVGTPVTAVMMRGVPPQLAGAGSAVNSVTRQVGGTLGVAMAGSILSAVYRHRMADAELPSPAQGLSPAAEEQARTSAEAARSLADSLNLPSLATTADRAFLDAMYAATLSVAALALVGCAVAVAGLRSPPGHPRQRT, from the coding sequence GTGAGCACCGTGAGCCGGACGACCGGGACCCCGGAAGTCGCCCCACCCACCCGCTCCTGGCCGGTCCTGGTGGTCGTGGTCTGCGCGCAGATGCTGATCTGGCTGGACACCTCGATCCTCAACGTCGCCGTCACCACGCTCGCCGACCCGGTGGCGGGCCTGGGCGCCACCCCCGGCGAGCTGGAGTGGGTGGCGAGTGCCTACACCCTGGTCGTGGCCTGCACCCTGTTCGCGGGCGGCGCGCTCGCGGACCGTTTCGGCCCCCGGAACACCCTGCTCGCCGGGCTCGGGCTGATCGGTGTGGCATCCGGCGCGGGCGCGTTCGTGGACAGCCCGGCGTGGCTGATCGTGGCCCGCGCCTTCATGGGCGCGGGCAGCGGCCTGTTGATGCCCGCGACGCTGACGGTCATCGTGCAGAGCACCCCGGAGGAGAAGCGCACCCGGGCGATCGCGATCTGGAGCTCGTCGAGCGGTCTCGGCGTGGCCGTCGGCCCGGTCGCGGGCGGGGCGCTGCTCAGCCACTTCTGGTGGGGCTCGGTGTTCCTGGTCAACGTGCCGATCGTCGCCCTGTGCCTGCCGGCGGTCCTGGCCGTCGTCCCCGACCTGGGCGGCTCCCGACGCCGTGTGCTCGACCTGCCCGGTCTCGTCCTGTCGGTGCTCGGCCTGGGCGGGGTGGTCTACGGCATCATCGAACTCGGCGGCGGCAGCGCCTGGTACGGCCCGCACGTGCTGCTGCCCCTGGTGCTGGGCGGTGTGGTGCTGACCGTCTTCGTCGCCGGTCAGCGCAGGTCCGCGACGCCCAGCCTGGATCTGCGGCTGTTCCGGCAGCCCGGCTTCACGGCCGGCAGCGTGGTCCTGCTGATCGCCTTCATGGCGCTGGCCGGTCATCTGTTCTACGCGGCCTTCTATCTCCAGGGCCCCCGGGGCCTCTCCCCCGCCGACGCCGGGACGGTCATGATCGCCGCCGCGATCGGCATCGTCCTGGGCAGCCAGGCCTCGCCGACGCTGAGCCGTCTGCTGTCGGCCCGCTGGACCGTCGCCATCGGGGTCCTGGCCACCGCCGTCACCTATGTCGCGTACGCCTGGCTCGACGGGCGGACCCCGCTCTGGTGCGTCGCCGCGCTGCTGTGGATCCAGGGCTTCGGCATGGGCCTGGTCGGCACCCCGGTCACGGCCGTGATGATGCGCGGGGTGCCGCCCCAGCTCGCCGGCGCCGGTTCCGCCGTCAACAGCGTCACCCGGCAGGTGGGCGGCACCCTCGGCGTGGCCATGGCCGGCTCGATCCTCTCGGCGGTCTACCGGCACCGGATGGCCGACGCCGAACTGCCCTCCCCCGCACAGGGCCTGTCACCGGCCGCCGAGGAACAGGCCCGCACCTCCGCCGAGGCCGCCCGCTCCCTGGCCGACTCCCTGAACCTGCCCTCCCTGGCGACCACGGCCGACCGCGCCTTCCTCGACGCCATGTACGCGGCAACGCTCTCCGTCGCCGCCCTCGCCCTCGTCGGCTGCGCGGTGGCGGTGGCGGGCCTGCGCTCCCCGCCGGGCCACCCCCGACAACGCACCTGA
- a CDS encoding beta-ketoacyl-[acyl-carrier-protein] synthase family protein: protein MAGEVTVTGFGVRTAFGAGPDALRRGVFAGVPSFAPTTRFDTGPYRTSMAGAAPDGHDGTEHWALRPALARCGAEALDMAGLPRGTEAAVLLGIAGDCTSITRYWRETAAAGAAAAGADENDGTESARDAIRAPGFTGTGRDSTRAPGFTGTEAGHGHPGAGAVGAAGLAVASADAAAARLADAVPAHLAESLAGGLGLTGPRLTFTNACVASAAAIIHACRLIVGGRVDVAVCAGGYLVEEETFGKFDSGRALSRDGTVRPFSADRTGLLLGDGVAAVVLESAEHARRRGARPLASVAGWGAATDAHHIAQPHPDGVGLALATRQALRLAGDPDGASLGYVNAHGTGTKYNDGAETRGLRAALGKRAESIPVSSTKSTTGHLLEAAGVVEFVITMLALTEGVLPPTANFTRPDPECDLDYVPNSPRPADLRRALTINAAFGGANTALVLERP, encoded by the coding sequence TTGGCCGGTGAGGTGACGGTGACCGGGTTCGGCGTGCGCACCGCCTTCGGCGCGGGGCCGGACGCCTTGCGGCGCGGTGTCTTCGCGGGTGTCCCCTCCTTCGCCCCCACCACCCGGTTCGACACCGGCCCCTATCGCACCTCGATGGCCGGCGCCGCCCCCGACGGTCATGACGGGACGGAGCACTGGGCGCTGCGTCCCGCCCTCGCCCGATGCGGCGCGGAGGCCCTCGACATGGCGGGCCTCCCGAGGGGCACCGAGGCGGCGGTCCTGCTGGGCATCGCGGGCGACTGCACGAGCATCACGCGGTACTGGCGGGAGACGGCGGCAGCGGGGGCTGCGGCAGCGGGGGCCGACGAGAACGACGGCACCGAGTCGGCCCGAGACGCGATCCGGGCCCCCGGGTTCACCGGTACGGGCCGGGACTCGACCCGAGCCCCCGGGTTCACCGGCACCGAGGCGGGGCACGGCCACCCCGGAGCCGGAGCCGTCGGGGCGGCGGGGCTCGCCGTGGCGTCGGCCGATGCGGCGGCGGCCCGGCTCGCGGACGCCGTGCCCGCGCATCTCGCCGAGTCCCTGGCCGGAGGCCTCGGGCTGACCGGGCCCCGGCTCACTTTCACCAACGCCTGTGTGGCCTCCGCCGCCGCGATCATCCACGCCTGCCGGCTGATCGTCGGCGGGCGGGTCGACGTGGCGGTGTGCGCCGGGGGCTATCTGGTGGAGGAGGAGACGTTCGGGAAGTTCGACTCGGGGCGGGCGTTGTCGCGCGACGGCACGGTGCGGCCGTTCAGCGCCGACCGCACGGGACTGCTGCTCGGCGACGGGGTCGCGGCGGTCGTGCTGGAGTCCGCCGAGCACGCGCGGCGGCGCGGGGCACGGCCGCTCGCGAGCGTGGCCGGCTGGGGCGCGGCGACCGACGCCCACCACATCGCCCAGCCGCACCCGGACGGCGTCGGCCTGGCCCTCGCGACCCGCCAGGCCCTGCGGCTGGCCGGGGACCCCGACGGGGCGAGCCTCGGCTATGTCAACGCCCACGGCACCGGGACCAAGTACAACGACGGCGCCGAGACCCGGGGGCTGCGCGCCGCCCTCGGGAAGCGGGCCGAGTCGATCCCGGTCAGCTCCACCAAGAGCACCACGGGCCATCTCCTGGAGGCCGCCGGAGTCGTGGAGTTCGTGATCACGATGCTGGCCCTGACGGAGGGCGTACTGCCGCCGACCGCCAACTTCACGCGGCCGGACCCGGAGTGCGATCTGGACTACGTCCCGAACAGCCCCCGCCCGGCCGACCTCCGCCGCGCCCTCACCATCAACGCCGCCTTCGGGGGCGCCAACACCGCACTCGTCCTGGAGCGACCGTGA